A single window of Chitinophagales bacterium DNA harbors:
- a CDS encoding dipeptide epimerase, whose translation MRITDLSLERYDLQLTEPYTIAYETISTSTNFILRLKTDNAAIEGFGCAAPDIPVTHESPKDIEDIFENVLVPSLKGADSFHFTQIVHQLKESKLLKSSALNMVDMALFDVVSKIAGVPLYRYLGAFRKRIPTSVTIGILPLKETLQKAEEFVEQGFYILKIKGGLDVEEDIGKLTAIKKKYPSIILRFDGNQGYTLEETIYFASKVETLNVEIIEQPMTTSEEENYTTLSATISQAVMADESLKTLNDTFLLAKNSRVNMINIKLMKVGGLQEGFHINSVAKSAGYDVMVGCLDECQLGISAGLHFALSRPNIEYADLDSFLDFKNDPYPNLFHLKNGVLYPSEKAGLGI comes from the coding sequence ATGAGAATCACCGACCTTTCATTGGAGCGCTATGACCTTCAACTGACCGAACCTTACACCATCGCCTACGAAACGATTTCTACCTCCACCAATTTCATTTTACGGCTCAAAACGGACAATGCCGCAATTGAAGGTTTTGGATGTGCTGCTCCAGATATTCCTGTGACGCATGAATCACCAAAAGACATAGAAGACATATTCGAGAATGTCCTTGTTCCATCTTTGAAAGGAGCAGATTCCTTTCATTTTACCCAGATTGTTCATCAGCTAAAAGAAAGTAAACTGCTCAAATCTTCAGCCTTGAACATGGTGGACATGGCCTTATTTGATGTGGTTTCCAAAATTGCAGGAGTACCCTTATACCGCTACTTGGGAGCTTTTCGCAAACGCATCCCGACAAGCGTGACCATCGGTATTTTACCTTTGAAGGAAACCCTCCAAAAAGCAGAAGAATTTGTGGAACAGGGTTTTTACATCCTCAAAATCAAAGGTGGCCTTGACGTTGAGGAAGATATTGGCAAACTCACCGCCATCAAAAAGAAATATCCTTCAATCATCTTGCGTTTTGACGGAAACCAAGGTTATACATTAGAGGAAACCATCTATTTTGCTTCAAAAGTAGAAACACTCAATGTAGAAATCATTGAGCAACCCATGACTACAAGCGAGGAAGAAAATTATACTACGCTGAGTGCTACGATTTCCCAAGCGGTCATGGCAGACGAAAGCCTCAAAACCCTGAACGATACTTTTCTTTTGGCAAAAAATAGTCGAGTCAATATGATCAATATCAAGTTGATGAAAGTGGGCGGATTGCAGGAAGGTTTTCACATCAATTCGGTCGCCAAATCAGCAGGTTATGACGTAATGGTCGGCTGTTTGGATGAATGTCAATTGGGTATTTCGGCGGGCTTGCATTTTGCGCTTTCTCGCCCGAATATTGAATATGCAGATTTGGACAGCTTTTTGGACTTCAAAAACGACCCTTACCCCAACTTGTTTCACCTCAAAAATGGGGTTTTGTATCCAAGTGAAAAGGCGGGATTGGGGATTTAG
- a CDS encoding DUF1611 domain-containing protein, translated as MNKRIDGQAIVYCDGAFNTPNGKTAHGLVRFTERYEVLALIDHTYAGQDTGEVLDGKKNGIAAFVSFEDAYNHAIEAGKKPTHFVIGLAPDGGRLPKEAKAVIAEALKRGLHVDSGLHDFLTNDPQLVELAKQHNCQIRDVRKTPDRDQLHFFTGDIEEVKCLKIAVLGTDSAIGKRTTSWLLVHGMRNAGHKAEMVGTGQTAWMQGAKYSMIMDSCINDFVSGEIEHAAVSAWRAEHPDLIVIEGQGSLMNPAYPGGFEILAAGRPDYVVLQHAPKRLEYDGFPGYRLHSIQEQINAIKVVSGKDVIAITLNHEDMTEAEILPACEAVTKETGLPCYDVLKYGAAELIELLIEKLK; from the coding sequence ATGAATAAAAGAATTGACGGACAAGCAATTGTCTATTGTGATGGTGCCTTCAATACGCCCAATGGCAAAACGGCACATGGTTTGGTGAGATTCACCGAAAGGTATGAGGTACTTGCATTGATTGACCATACCTATGCAGGTCAAGATACTGGTGAAGTATTGGATGGCAAAAAGAATGGCATTGCAGCTTTTGTCAGCTTTGAAGATGCTTACAATCACGCAATTGAAGCGGGTAAAAAACCGACTCATTTTGTGATTGGTCTTGCACCAGATGGCGGTAGATTGCCGAAGGAAGCAAAAGCAGTTATTGCAGAAGCCCTCAAACGGGGTTTGCACGTAGATTCTGGTTTGCACGACTTTTTGACCAACGACCCACAATTGGTCGAATTGGCAAAACAGCACAACTGCCAAATTAGAGATGTTCGCAAAACACCTGATAGAGATCAGCTCCACTTTTTTACAGGCGATATTGAGGAGGTCAAATGCCTCAAAATCGCCGTATTGGGTACGGATTCTGCAATCGGAAAACGGACAACTTCTTGGCTATTAGTGCATGGCATGAGAAATGCAGGTCACAAAGCAGAAATGGTCGGCACAGGTCAAACGGCTTGGATGCAGGGCGCAAAATATTCGATGATTATGGACAGTTGCATCAACGATTTTGTGTCGGGTGAAATCGAACATGCTGCAGTGAGTGCTTGGCGAGCAGAACACCCTGATTTGATTGTTATTGAAGGGCAGGGCAGTTTGATGAATCCAGCTTATCCAGGCGGTTTTGAGATTTTGGCGGCTGGAAGACCAGATTATGTGGTGTTGCAGCATGCTCCCAAAAGACTGGAATACGATGGTTTTCCTGGCTATCGACTTCATTCGATTCAAGAGCAAATCAATGCAATCAAAGTCGTTTCGGGAAAAGACGTGATAGCCATTACCCTCAACCATGAGGATATGACCGAAGCTGAAATTTTGCCTGCTTGTGAGGCAGTTACGAAAGAAACGGGATTACCTTGCTACGACGTATTGAAGTACGGAGCGGCAGAATTGATTGAACTCCTTATTGAAAAATTGAAGTAA
- a CDS encoding pyridoxal-phosphate dependent enzyme has translation MNIRDLINATEIKVSKETNALSEIVKNTSLDLRERLIAFEDIQNIEIGDSGMHRARISERDYDIRQLYLKMEGDNPTGTQKDRIAFAQVYDALRREYDIISLATCGNYGSAVALAANLAGLQCKIFIPKSYHTVRITEMEQLGCEIIRLEGSYEDNVMQSSELAKENDWYDANPGGSNTSLQILAYSQIAFEIYDQLRDAPKICAVPISNGTLLAGIYRGFVSLYKRGKTSRIPQMLGASSTGKNPIVYSFNRGLEHCVDLNPDMIKETKLNEPLINWHSFDGEEALEAIRESKGTAFNVSDRSMSSMSKYLAKKESINILPASTAGLIGLLKMHENKALDPDRYVAILTAKNS, from the coding sequence ATGAACATAAGAGACTTAATCAATGCTACTGAAATCAAAGTATCTAAGGAAACAAACGCCTTGAGCGAAATTGTCAAAAACACTTCTCTCGACTTGCGGGAGCGGCTCATTGCTTTTGAAGATATTCAAAACATTGAAATAGGAGATTCAGGAATGCACAGAGCCAGAATTTCGGAGCGAGATTACGACATTCGACAGTTGTACTTGAAAATGGAAGGCGACAATCCTACAGGTACGCAAAAAGATAGAATTGCTTTTGCACAAGTTTACGATGCCTTGCGACGAGAATACGACATCATCAGCTTGGCAACTTGTGGCAATTACGGTTCAGCCGTGGCCCTTGCAGCGAATTTAGCAGGGCTGCAATGCAAGATATTCATTCCCAAATCCTACCACACCGTCCGAATTACCGAAATGGAACAATTGGGTTGTGAAATCATTCGATTGGAAGGCAGCTACGAAGACAATGTGATGCAAAGCAGCGAATTAGCCAAGGAAAACGACTGGTACGATGCCAATCCTGGTGGCAGTAATACTTCGCTGCAAATTTTGGCGTACAGTCAAATCGCTTTTGAAATTTACGACCAACTCAGAGATGCACCCAAAATCTGCGCTGTGCCTATCTCCAATGGAACACTCTTAGCAGGCATTTATCGAGGTTTTGTATCGCTCTACAAACGGGGTAAAACCTCTCGCATACCGCAAATGTTGGGAGCTTCTTCAACAGGCAAAAACCCAATTGTCTATTCCTTCAATAGAGGGTTAGAGCATTGTGTGGATTTGAATCCCGATATGATTAAGGAAACCAAACTCAACGAACCGCTCATCAATTGGCACAGCTTTGATGGTGAAGAAGCACTGGAAGCCATCAGAGAAAGCAAAGGGACTGCCTTCAATGTGAGTGACCGTTCGATGAGTTCAATGTCTAAATATCTTGCAAAAAAAGAATCCATTAACATATTACCCGCTTCAACCGCAGGGCTTATAGGTTTGCTCAAAATGCACGAAAACAAAGCCTTAGACCCAGATAGGTATGTGGCGATTTTAACTGCAAAAAATAGTTAA
- a CDS encoding DUF1572 domain-containing protein, with the protein MKNPNQIANRFREILLDGKWIANTNYKDQLTQTTWQQAIHKIGTLNTIAALTFHVNYYIGGVLNVFEGGNLEIRDKYSFDCPPISSKEEWENLQNNLFTNSEEFAKRIEALSEEKLDDPFVDEKYGTYRRNIEGIIEHSYYHLGQITLIRKMLLELL; encoded by the coding sequence ATGAAAAATCCAAATCAAATAGCAAATCGTTTTAGAGAAATTCTTTTAGATGGCAAATGGATTGCTAATACAAATTACAAAGACCAATTGACCCAAACAACTTGGCAGCAAGCCATCCACAAAATCGGGACTTTGAATACAATTGCTGCTCTGACATTTCATGTGAATTATTACATAGGCGGAGTGCTGAATGTTTTTGAAGGTGGTAACCTTGAAATAAGAGATAAGTACAGTTTTGATTGTCCTCCAATAAGTTCAAAAGAAGAATGGGAGAATCTGCAAAACAACTTGTTCACCAATTCAGAAGAGTTTGCAAAGCGCATTGAAGCTCTATCAGAGGAGAAATTAGACGACCCCTTTGTGGATGAGAAATACGGAACTTACCGAAGAAATATTGAAGGAATAATTGAACATTCTTACTATCATTTGGGGCAAATCACTTTGATAAGAAAGATGCTATTAGAATTATTATAA